The Mesorhizobium sp. B1-1-8 genome contains a region encoding:
- a CDS encoding HIT family protein, whose product MAEGVYDPGNIFAKILRGEIPSHRVYEDDAIVAFMDVMPQGTGHTLVVPKAPSRNILDADPAIFKPLFAIVQKVAVAVKKAFDADGVTIVQFNEPASGQTVFHLHVHVIPRFDGVPLKPHSGQMEKPEVLAENAGKIRAALGS is encoded by the coding sequence ATGGCCGAAGGCGTCTATGATCCCGGCAATATCTTCGCGAAAATCCTGCGCGGTGAGATCCCGTCGCACCGCGTTTATGAGGACGACGCGATCGTTGCCTTCATGGATGTGATGCCGCAGGGAACCGGCCATACGCTGGTGGTGCCAAAGGCGCCGTCGCGCAACATTCTCGACGCCGATCCGGCAATATTCAAACCGCTGTTTGCGATCGTCCAGAAAGTGGCGGTAGCGGTGAAGAAAGCTTTCGACGCCGACGGCGTCACCATTGTCCAGTTCAACGAGCCGGCTTCAGGACAGACGGTCTTTCACCTGCATGTCCACGTCATCCCTCGCTTCGACGGCGTGCCGCTCAAGCCCCATTCCGGGCAGATGGAAAAGCCGGAGGTGCTGGCCGAAAACGCCGGCAAAATCCGGGCGGCGCTGGGAAGCTGA
- a CDS encoding RidA family protein, giving the protein MSETIEKRLSDLGVTIPAAAAPAANYVPYCRTGNMLFTAGQLPLKDGKLQASGLLGRDVDTAAGKEGAKFCAINILAQAKAALGDLEKIRRLVKITVFVASAPGFVEQHLVANGASDFLVAALGERGKHARSAVGTASLPLNAAVEIEAIFEIE; this is encoded by the coding sequence ATGAGTGAAACAATCGAAAAGCGGCTAAGCGATCTCGGCGTCACCATCCCCGCCGCAGCCGCGCCCGCCGCCAACTATGTGCCCTATTGCCGGACCGGCAACATGCTGTTCACCGCCGGCCAGTTGCCGCTCAAGGACGGCAAGCTGCAGGCAAGCGGGCTGCTCGGCCGAGACGTCGATACCGCCGCCGGCAAGGAGGGCGCGAAATTCTGCGCCATCAACATTTTGGCGCAGGCCAAGGCAGCGCTTGGCGACCTCGAAAAGATCCGCCGGCTGGTCAAGATCACCGTCTTCGTCGCCTCGGCGCCGGGTTTCGTCGAGCAGCATCTGGTCGCCAACGGCGCTTCCGACTTTCTGGTCGCGGCACTCGGCGAGCGCGGCAAGCATGCGCGCTCGGCTGTCGGCACCGCCTCGCTGCCGCTCAATGCCGCGGTCGAAATCGAAGCCATTTTCGAAATCGAGTGA
- a CDS encoding cell envelope integrity EipB family protein → MRASRLFVSAALLSAALPIAPALAVPALQAHRAVYDLTLNKASDRSGITGISGRMVYEFNGSPCEGYTVKFRFVTQIVTNDNTRLTDQQTTTFEDAEGKTFSFVTKSFVDQNLDKEVKGIATREPKGLKVDIDKPEKSSMELAATQFPTQHLVELIGKAEKGENFYQTNLFDGSEDANKVMTTTVVVGKKTDAQTSDPEGPALAKLASDKYWPVDIAYFDDTDKSGEEVPEYRISFKLHENGITRDLVMDYGDFSMTGKLVNLSLFDQAKPCPASK, encoded by the coding sequence ATGCGCGCATCGCGCCTTTTTGTTTCCGCCGCTCTCTTGTCGGCCGCCTTGCCGATCGCTCCGGCTCTTGCCGTGCCGGCGCTGCAGGCGCACCGCGCCGTCTACGACCTCACGCTCAACAAGGCGTCGGACCGTTCGGGCATCACCGGCATTTCCGGCCGCATGGTGTATGAGTTCAACGGCTCGCCCTGCGAGGGCTATACGGTAAAATTCCGCTTCGTCACCCAGATCGTCACCAACGACAATACCAGGCTGACCGACCAGCAGACGACCACCTTCGAGGACGCCGAAGGCAAGACCTTCTCCTTCGTGACCAAATCCTTCGTCGACCAGAACCTCGACAAGGAGGTCAAGGGCATCGCCACCAGGGAGCCGAAGGGCCTCAAGGTCGATATCGACAAGCCGGAAAAGAGCAGCATGGAACTCGCCGCCACCCAGTTCCCGACGCAGCACCTGGTCGAGCTGATCGGCAAGGCCGAAAAGGGCGAAAACTTCTATCAGACCAATCTGTTCGACGGCTCCGAGGACGCCAACAAGGTGATGACGACAACCGTCGTCGTCGGCAAGAAGACGGACGCCCAGACGTCGGACCCGGAAGGGCCGGCGCTGGCCAAGCTCGCAAGCGACAAATACTGGCCGGTCGACATTGCCTATTTCGACGACACCGACAAGTCGGGCGAGGAAGTGCCGGAATACCGGATCAGCTTCAAGCTGCACGAGAACGGCATCACGCGCGACCTCGTCATGGACTATGGCGATTTCTCGATGACCGGCAAGCTGGTCAACCTGTCGCTGTTCGACCAGGCAAAGCCCTGTCCGGCGTCGAAATAG
- a CDS encoding GNAT family N-acetyltransferase: MDQGDDDDGRMADADYAIRIAAAIGAFTCDEWNGFAGTTRGDKQNGYNPLVSFAFLSALEDSGCAVRRTGWQGHHLRLETAQGRLLGAVPCYLKSHSQGEYVFDHGWSDAFERAGGRYYPKLQCSVPFSPVTGPRLLVGKGEDAGAIRAGLAAGLKMVTDRLGVSSAHVTFATETDVATLEAAGFLHRTDQQFHFFNEGFSTYDDFLATLASRKRKAMKKERREALVDGITIDWLTGKDITERAWDDFYAFYMDTGGRKWGRPYLNRQFFSLIGERMADDILLVMAKRNGRYIAGAINFIGSDALYGRNWGCVEDHPFLHFEVCYHQAIDFAIERKLKVVEAGAQGEHKLARGYRPVTMHSAHYISHPGLRNAVADYLRRERREVERMGEYLEEHTPFRKDLPD, translated from the coding sequence ATGGATCAGGGTGACGACGATGATGGACGGATGGCGGATGCGGATTATGCGATCCGCATCGCGGCGGCCATCGGCGCCTTCACCTGTGACGAATGGAACGGTTTCGCCGGAACCACGCGCGGCGACAAGCAAAACGGCTATAACCCGCTCGTTTCATTCGCTTTTCTGAGCGCGCTGGAGGATTCCGGCTGCGCCGTGCGGCGCACCGGCTGGCAAGGCCATCACCTCAGGCTGGAGACGGCGCAAGGCAGGCTGCTGGGCGCCGTGCCCTGCTATCTCAAATCCCACAGCCAGGGTGAGTACGTCTTCGACCACGGCTGGTCGGACGCCTTCGAGCGCGCCGGCGGACGCTATTACCCGAAGCTGCAATGTTCGGTGCCGTTTTCGCCGGTCACCGGCCCTCGCCTGCTGGTCGGAAAAGGCGAAGACGCCGGCGCGATCAGGGCCGGTCTCGCCGCCGGCCTGAAGATGGTGACCGACAGGCTCGGCGTCTCTTCCGCGCATGTCACCTTCGCCACCGAAACCGATGTCGCGACCCTGGAAGCGGCGGGCTTCCTGCACCGCACCGACCAGCAGTTCCATTTCTTCAACGAAGGTTTTTCGACCTATGACGATTTCCTCGCCACGCTCGCTTCGCGCAAGCGCAAGGCGATGAAGAAGGAACGGCGCGAGGCGCTGGTCGACGGCATCACCATCGACTGGCTGACCGGCAAGGACATCACCGAACGCGCCTGGGACGATTTCTACGCCTTCTACATGGACACCGGCGGCCGCAAATGGGGCCGGCCCTATCTCAACCGTCAGTTCTTCTCGCTGATCGGCGAGCGGATGGCCGACGACATCCTCTTGGTGATGGCCAAGCGTAACGGCCGCTACATCGCCGGCGCCATCAACTTCATCGGCTCGGACGCGCTCTACGGCCGCAACTGGGGCTGCGTCGAGGACCACCCCTTCCTGCATTTCGAGGTCTGTTATCATCAGGCGATCGACTTTGCCATCGAGCGCAAGCTGAAGGTGGTGGAGGCCGGCGCGCAAGGCGAGCACAAGCTGGCGCGCGGCTACCGCCCGGTGACCATGCATTCGGCGCACTACATTTCGCATCCCGGCTTGCGCAACGCGGTCGCAGACTATTTGCGTCGGGAGCGCCGGGAGGTCGAGCGAATGGGCGAATATCTCGAAGAGCATACGCCATTCCGCAAGGACCTTCCGGACTAA
- a CDS encoding DUF4031 domain-containing protein → MAVYVDAAIWKWAGHRWCHLLADDTDELHRFAAELGIKRSSYQGPPRTSAPHYDITGFERDRAVRLGAIECSREEIVAIFRRVRVPNGKMRP, encoded by the coding sequence ATGGCGGTCTATGTCGATGCGGCGATCTGGAAATGGGCCGGCCATCGCTGGTGCCACCTGCTCGCCGACGACACTGACGAACTGCACCGCTTTGCCGCCGAACTCGGCATCAAGCGCTCGTCCTACCAGGGACCGCCAAGGACATCGGCGCCGCATTACGATATAACCGGCTTCGAGCGCGACCGCGCGGTGCGGCTCGGCGCCATCGAATGCAGTCGCGAGGAGATCGTCGCGATCTTCAGGCGGGTGCGGGTGCCGAACGGGAAGATGCGGCCATGA
- a CDS encoding glycerophosphodiester phosphodiesterase, which translates to MTDLSWLIARPVAHRGFHDMNKTRWENTLSAFAAAAERGYAIECDVHLTSDGVPIIIHDGDLKRLTGEDGFVWQRTAAELAALRIGGTADHVPTLQQALDLIDGRVPLVVELKGMPGYDKGLVASVGRLLKRYKGKVAIMSFDHWLIRDFARDAPGIPGGLTAYGRDNQLIEAHFAMLAHEIAFTSYAAGDLPNPFITFVREKLKMPVITWTVHDQPAVDLTFKYADQMTFEGFEPDLVKVA; encoded by the coding sequence ATGACCGACCTTTCCTGGCTGATTGCCCGCCCGGTCGCCCATCGCGGCTTTCACGACATGAACAAGACGCGGTGGGAGAACACGCTGTCGGCCTTCGCGGCGGCAGCCGAGCGCGGCTATGCGATCGAATGCGACGTGCACCTCACCTCCGACGGCGTCCCCATCATCATCCATGACGGCGATCTCAAGCGGCTGACCGGCGAGGACGGTTTCGTCTGGCAGCGCACCGCGGCCGAGCTGGCCGCTCTCAGGATCGGCGGCACCGCCGACCACGTCCCGACGCTGCAGCAGGCGCTCGATCTCATCGACGGCCGGGTGCCGCTGGTGGTCGAACTGAAAGGCATGCCTGGCTACGACAAGGGCCTGGTGGCGAGCGTCGGCAGGCTGCTCAAGCGCTACAAGGGCAAGGTGGCGATCATGTCGTTCGACCACTGGCTGATCCGCGATTTCGCCAGGGATGCGCCGGGCATTCCGGGCGGGCTGACCGCTTACGGCAGGGACAACCAGCTGATCGAGGCGCATTTCGCCATGCTGGCGCATGAGATCGCCTTCACCTCTTATGCCGCCGGCGACCTGCCCAACCCGTTCATCACCTTCGTGCGCGAAAAGCTGAAAATGCCGGTCATCACCTGGACGGTGCACGACCAGCCGGCAGTCGATCTGACGTTCAAATATGCCGACCAGATGACCTTCGAGGGCTTCGAACCCGATCTGGTGAAAGTTGCATAA